From a region of the Impatiens glandulifera chromosome 4, dImpGla2.1, whole genome shotgun sequence genome:
- the LOC124936361 gene encoding protein MLN51 homolog isoform X2 yields MATTEEVVYESDPEEETTLSLSMRRREASDEEEGTEDEKENRENNMSRNINSRARIAPDSESDCEGAAADYDDDDEDSDIEEKRDKVVEAKYVEVGDDEFGAPEVAGGESTGKSVEESEDVKELLPLEKEKIKNEPFAVPTAGAFYMHDDRFRDNEGGRHRRTLGGRELWESKDDCKWGHDKFEEMTLQDRRKTRGHYHTHGRNQGSDPRYPRENKYKASNNIDENRGLKNVRGRGPRRYQPSANNKMEVPLIQEKQFVKSTKKDSQNLGRFPTVTPNEEFDPTSIRKQVFASSLNFASPPFYPSCSSNKDIPLTEKRDVKVGTIDHNLRSSVPRQKNLSASDAMEKLYVNDSISQVSGQSSTRKTVSSQTPMVHSSSQPRAQGRAIAPVMSFGSQHSGMEVSTVGMAFPGYVGQPQHGMGNSKMTWLPVLAGAAVGALGATYGSPYIGADGTYHTHQTTQASPSVTLSKESIANKSIDEWKPSQKNEIVDEEFGQRQRSTRRRVQISCFSHYLLIFFYLFFRARHIISM; encoded by the exons ATGGCAACCACAGAGGAGGTAGTGTACGAGAGTGATCCGGAGGAGGAGACAACGTTGTCTCTTTCCATGCGGAGGAGGGAGGCTAGCGATGAGGAGGAAGGGACCGaggatgaaaaagaaaataggGAGAATAATATGTCCAGGAATATTAATTCTAGGGCTAGAATTGCTCCGGACAGTGAATCGGACTGTGAGGGGGCAGCTGCagattatgatgatgatgatgaagactCCGATATTGAGGAGAAACGGGATAAAGTGGTCGAAGCAAAGTATGTTGAGGTAGGGGATGATGAATTTGGTGCTCCAGAAGTAGCAGGAGGAGAGAGCACCGGGAAGTCTGTTGAAGAATCTGAAGACGTCAAGGAACTGCTTCCATTGGAAAAGGAGAAGATAAAAAACGAACCTTTTGCTGTTCCCACTGCTGGAGCTTTTTACATGCACGATGACAGGTTCCGAGACAATGAAGGTGGTCGGCACAG GCGTACACTTGGTGGAAGGGAATTGTGGGAGTCGAAAGATGATTGTAAGTGGGGGCATGACAAATTTGAAGAGATGACTCTGCAG GATAGGAGAAAAACTAGAGGTCATTATCACACTCATGGAAGAAACCAGGGTTCAGATCCTCGTTATCCTAGAGAAAACAAGTACAAGGCTTCCAATAACATTGATGAAAATCGTGGACTCAAGAATGTGAGAGGCAGAGGTCCAAGAAGGTACCAGCCTTCTGCAAATAACAAGATGGAGGTGCCTCTGATCCAAGAAAAACA ATTTGTGAAGTCAACTAAAAAAGACTCTCAAAATTTAGGGAGGTTTCCAACTGTAACACCAAATGAAGAATTTGATCCAACTTCTATCAGGAAGCAAGTCTTTGCATCAAGCTTGAATTTTGCCTCTCCCCCATTTTATCCTTCTTGTTCTTCAAACAAAGATATCCCACTGACTGAGAAAAGAGACGTCAAAGTTGGGACTATTGACCATAACCTTCGGTCTTCAGTACCAAGGCAAAAGAACTTATCCGCTTCGGATGCTATGGAAAAACTCTATGTTAATGATTCCATTTCTCAAGTTTCTGGGCAGTCTTCAACTAGGAAGACCGTATCATCTCAAACTCCAATGGTCCACAGTTCTTCTCAGCCAAGGGCTCAAGGCAGAGCTATAGCACCAG TTATGTCATTTGGAAGCCAGCATTCTGGTATGGAAGTTTCAACTGTAGGTATGGCTTTTCCAGGTTACGTCGGTCAACCACAACATGGGATGGGAAACTCTAAGATGACATG GCTACCAGTGTTGGCAGGTGCTGCTGTTGGAGCACTAGGGGCTACATATGGTTCACCTTATATTGGTGCTGATGGTACTTATCATACTCACCAAACAACGCAAGCATCTCCTTCAGTCACTCTAAG CAAGGAGAGTATTGCAAATAAATCAATTGATGAGTGGAAGCCTTCACAGAAAAATG AAATTGTTGATGAAGAGTTTGGTCAACGACAAAGGAGTACTCGCAGGCGAGTTCAAATTTCATGTTTCTCACATtatcttctcatttttttttatttgtttttcagaGCCAGACATATTATTTCAATGTAG
- the LOC124936361 gene encoding protein MLN51 homolog isoform X1: MATTEEVVYESDPEEETTLSLSMRRREASDEEEGTEDEKENRENNMSRNINSRARIAPDSESDCEGAAADYDDDDEDSDIEEKRDKVVEAKYVEVGDDEFGAPEVAGGESTGKSVEESEDVKELLPLEKEKIKNEPFAVPTAGAFYMHDDRFRDNEGGRHRRTLGGRELWESKDDCKWGHDKFEEMTLQDRRKTRGHYHTHGRNQGSDPRYPRENKYKASNNIDENRGLKNVRGRGPRRYQPSANNKMEVPLIQEKQFVKSTKKDSQNLGRFPTVTPNEEFDPTSIRKQVFASSLNFASPPFYPSCSSNKDIPLTEKRDVKVGTIDHNLRSSVPRQKNLSASDAMEKLYVNDSISQVSGQSSTRKTVSSQTPMVHSSSQPRAQGRAIAPGTPLHQQVHKSSLQKTSTSIDLPVFEEAEILSELSNPKSALVGKRRGSLQVSEKGSFTYSGAQVIGSFENMDGDKNISATPAFLPVMSFGSQHSGMEVSTVGMAFPGYVGQPQHGMGNSKMTWLPVLAGAAVGALGATYGSPYIGADGTYHTHQTTQASPSVTLSKESIANKSIDEWKPSQKNEIVDEEFGQRQRSTRRRVQISCFSHYLLIFFYLFFRARHIISM, from the exons ATGGCAACCACAGAGGAGGTAGTGTACGAGAGTGATCCGGAGGAGGAGACAACGTTGTCTCTTTCCATGCGGAGGAGGGAGGCTAGCGATGAGGAGGAAGGGACCGaggatgaaaaagaaaataggGAGAATAATATGTCCAGGAATATTAATTCTAGGGCTAGAATTGCTCCGGACAGTGAATCGGACTGTGAGGGGGCAGCTGCagattatgatgatgatgatgaagactCCGATATTGAGGAGAAACGGGATAAAGTGGTCGAAGCAAAGTATGTTGAGGTAGGGGATGATGAATTTGGTGCTCCAGAAGTAGCAGGAGGAGAGAGCACCGGGAAGTCTGTTGAAGAATCTGAAGACGTCAAGGAACTGCTTCCATTGGAAAAGGAGAAGATAAAAAACGAACCTTTTGCTGTTCCCACTGCTGGAGCTTTTTACATGCACGATGACAGGTTCCGAGACAATGAAGGTGGTCGGCACAG GCGTACACTTGGTGGAAGGGAATTGTGGGAGTCGAAAGATGATTGTAAGTGGGGGCATGACAAATTTGAAGAGATGACTCTGCAG GATAGGAGAAAAACTAGAGGTCATTATCACACTCATGGAAGAAACCAGGGTTCAGATCCTCGTTATCCTAGAGAAAACAAGTACAAGGCTTCCAATAACATTGATGAAAATCGTGGACTCAAGAATGTGAGAGGCAGAGGTCCAAGAAGGTACCAGCCTTCTGCAAATAACAAGATGGAGGTGCCTCTGATCCAAGAAAAACA ATTTGTGAAGTCAACTAAAAAAGACTCTCAAAATTTAGGGAGGTTTCCAACTGTAACACCAAATGAAGAATTTGATCCAACTTCTATCAGGAAGCAAGTCTTTGCATCAAGCTTGAATTTTGCCTCTCCCCCATTTTATCCTTCTTGTTCTTCAAACAAAGATATCCCACTGACTGAGAAAAGAGACGTCAAAGTTGGGACTATTGACCATAACCTTCGGTCTTCAGTACCAAGGCAAAAGAACTTATCCGCTTCGGATGCTATGGAAAAACTCTATGTTAATGATTCCATTTCTCAAGTTTCTGGGCAGTCTTCAACTAGGAAGACCGTATCATCTCAAACTCCAATGGTCCACAGTTCTTCTCAGCCAAGGGCTCAAGGCAGAGCTATAGCACCAGGAACCCCCCTTCACCAACAAGTCCATAAAAGTTCTCTTCAGAAAACCTCTACTTCAATAGATTTGCCTGTTTTTGAAGAAGCAGAAATTTTATCTGAATTAAGTAATCCAAAATCTGCTTTGGTTGGGAAAAGAAGGGGTAGTTTGCAAGTTAGTGAAAAAGGCTCATTTACTTATAGTGGGGCTCAGGTTATTGGATCATTTGAAAATATGGATGGTGATAAAAACATTTCTGCAACTCCAGCTTTCTTACCAG TTATGTCATTTGGAAGCCAGCATTCTGGTATGGAAGTTTCAACTGTAGGTATGGCTTTTCCAGGTTACGTCGGTCAACCACAACATGGGATGGGAAACTCTAAGATGACATG GCTACCAGTGTTGGCAGGTGCTGCTGTTGGAGCACTAGGGGCTACATATGGTTCACCTTATATTGGTGCTGATGGTACTTATCATACTCACCAAACAACGCAAGCATCTCCTTCAGTCACTCTAAG CAAGGAGAGTATTGCAAATAAATCAATTGATGAGTGGAAGCCTTCACAGAAAAATG AAATTGTTGATGAAGAGTTTGGTCAACGACAAAGGAGTACTCGCAGGCGAGTTCAAATTTCATGTTTCTCACATtatcttctcatttttttttatttgtttttcagaGCCAGACATATTATTTCAATGTAG